A window of the Plutella xylostella chromosome 11, ilPluXylo3.1, whole genome shotgun sequence genome harbors these coding sequences:
- the LOC125489213 gene encoding zinc finger protein 678-like encodes MEDGMDIEEHDLLNNPTVRSMFPDLAILKQEIIDFDTSEGVAPETFTTSPEVSKINENKNQLHNLPVYSGDHPTECSTQDLDVKPDHLCTDMDGTITVKGNSLTEFDEVETEIKKESENDVPNELPFYRNRIILGKIQVDESDEEREIDAPADCNNVVNNKTNNDQDLAVSIYTDENRSMRITKQNYEKIEKCLRAKIILTNCYTTLLNNNCYCAQCAVLFPTTEACSEHYTSTHTETTNSTKASAPLVKRKQIIYPREKAFVCDTCTKTFSKKTSLIKHILIHTGEKPFESEICKKTSRHRSAMKRHKLLHTGEKPIQCDICAKTFKFRSYLERHKLIHTGKKPFQCDICTKSFNQIYNLKTHKLNHTGEKPFECDICMKTFKRRSHLKSHSLRHTEEKPFHCETCKKTFKYVLSLKLHKLTHNGEKPFKCENCTKTFNEKSKLKRHKLLHTGEKPFQCDICTKTFRGRSHLTSHKLIHTGEKPFECDICMKTFKRRCHLKSHSLQSELKRHKLLHTGEKPFQCDICTKTFRRRSHLKCHKLIHTGEKPFQCETCKKTFKYVSSLKLHKLTHTGEKPFQCDICSKTFYRRCHLKSHKLIHTGEKPFQCETCKKTFRYISALQQHKLIHAGEKPFQCDICKKSFNHRSAIKRHKLIHTGEKAFQCDICSKTFYRRHSLKTHMLNHTEDKPFQCETCKNFFKYLSSLKLHKLIHTGEKSFQCDICMKKFCRKGSLKRHIMLLHTATQAYDSEEMCRKKFEIRKT; translated from the exons ATGGAGGATGGCATGGACATAGAGGAACATGATCTGTTGAACAACCCTACTGTGAGGAGCATGTTTCCAGATCTTGCCATTCTCAAACaagaaattattgattttgatACAAGTGAAGGTGTAGCACCAG AAACATTTACAACGTCGCCGGAAGTATCAAAGataaatgaaaacaaaaatcaacTACACAATTTACCGGTCTACAGTGGGGATCACCCTACGGAGTGCTCCACTCAAGACCTGGATGTGAAACCTGACCACCTGTGTACTGACATGGATGGCACAATAACTGTCAAGGGCAACAGTTTGACAGAATTTGATGAagttgaaactgaaatcaagaAGGAATCAGAGAATGATGTACCAAATGAATTGCCATTTTACAGAAACAGAATTATACTCGGCAAGATACAAGTAGATGAGTCTGACGAAGAACGAGAAATTGATGCACCAGCTGACTGTAATAATGTtgtaaacaacaaaacaaacaatgatCAAGATTTGGCAGTGTCAATATACACTGATGAAAATAGAAGCATGAGGATAACTAAACAgaattatgaaaaaattgaaaaatgtTTGCGAgcgaaaattattttaacaaactGTTATACAACTCTATTGAACAACAACTGttactgtgctcagtgtgcAGTGTTGTTCCCCACCACTGAAGCGTGTAGTGAACATTACACAAGCACACACACCGAGACCACTAACTCAACTAAAGCCTCGGCTCCTCTTGTGAAACGTAAACAAATCATATACCCACGTGAGAAAGCATTTGTGTGTGACACCTGCACGAAAACATTCAGCAAAAAAACCAGCTTGATAAAGCACATTTTaattcacactggcgaaaagccattcGAGAGTGAAATTTGCAAGAAAACATCGAGGCATCGGTCTGCAATGAAAAGACACAAGTTACTTCACACTGGGGAAAAGCCCatccagtgtgacatttgcgcgaaaacatttaaatttcgAAGTTATTTGGAGCGACACAAGTTAATACACACTGGGAAAAAGCCattccagtgtgacatttgcacgaAATCATTTAACCAAATATACAATTTGAAGACCCACAAGTTAAATCACACGGGCGAAAAGCCATTcgagtgtgacatttgcatgaaaacatttaaacgaAGAAGTCATTTGAAGAGCCACAGCTTACGACACACTGAAGAAAAACCATTCCATTGTGAAACTTGCAAGAAAACATTCAAATATGTATTGTCTTTAAAACTACACAAATTAACTCACAATGGCGAAAAGCCTTTTAAGTGTGAAAATTGCACGAAAACATTTAAcgaaaaaagtaaattaaagaGACACAAGTTACTTCACACTGGGGAAAAGCCCttccagtgtgacatttgtACGAAAACCTTTAGAGGAAGAAGTCATTTGACAAGCCACAAGTTAATCCACACTGGAGAAAAACCATTCGAGTGTGATATTTGCatgaaaacatttaaacgaAGATGTCATTTGAAGAGCCACAGCTTAC AAAGTGAATTAAAGAGACACAAGTTACTTCACACTGGGGAAAAGCCCttccagtgtgacatttgtACGAAAACATTTAGACGAAGAAGTCATTTGAAGTGCCACAAGTTAATTCACACTGGAGAAAAACCATTTCAGTGTGAAACTTGCAAGAAAACATTCAAATATGTATCGTCTTTAAAACTACACAAATTAACTCACACTGGTGAAAAGCCattccagtgtgacatttgctCTAAAACATTTTATCGAAGATGTCATTTGAAGAGCCACAAGTTAATTCACACTGGAGAAAAACCATTTCAGTGTGAAACTTGCAAGAAAACATTCAGATATATATCGGCTTTACAACAACACAAATTAATTCACGCTGGGGAAAAGCCCTTtcagtgtgacatttgcaagaAATCCTTCAATCACAGAAGTGCTATAAAAAGGCACAAGTTAAtccacactggcgaaaaggcattccagtgtgacatttgctCTAAAACATTTTACCGTAGACATAGTCTTAAGACGCACATGTTAAATCACACTGAAGACAAACCTTTCCAGTGTGAAACATGCaagaatttttttaaatatttatcgtCTTTAAAACTGCACAAGTTaattcacactggcgaaaagtcattccagtgtgacatttgcatgAAAAAATTTTGCCGTAAAGGTAGTCTTAAGAGGCACATCATGTTACTTCACACTGCAACACAGGCATATGATTCTGAAGAAATGTGTCGGAAAAAATTTGAGATCCGGAAAACATGA